In the genome of Palaemon carinicauda isolate YSFRI2023 chromosome 20, ASM3689809v2, whole genome shotgun sequence, one region contains:
- the LOC137614465 gene encoding uncharacterized protein — MAKLYGPESVLASKRVTVDEDGSTSVLCSAVGNPAPNVTWFKRDEFNNGREVLAWGINEARLPIQYASRADTGFYFCLAYNVVATSNPIKTAVVVTQAPEPPGYEDGLSEMEFRWWANLGGTGSLECTVGAAPAPNFRWSIDGERVLFNSRKYFIRRPKLLDDLDMWSSVLEVRNITATDYKTYICQATNSRGTYTANHTLGPPVPPSEPQSLNVSNVMGSTAILSWLPADKGTSPSGYSLKYRPQTGNKYTFIDVVGRNITSASIQGLTPGTSYEVMIQSFNDQGRSPFALPPTHFTVPGVEEEVASSSSQPRVPRLTLLLMSLTGAALLVLNISIIICFFKRFTKMRQTSNTYKACYTPASTPGITTDEEDRTGSSDTVSSPSHYQMVCQASQRRDEEGEEEEEDTTLTVHHINPGMPASLKPPDNPILASSSLEKIPPASSPCRNYNSALLNGGLNMQRGRSSTPNPETICNENLKETIVEWNQEATQHLDDNISRRMKVSGHQPDIPDVCPKTSGSSSSAMARRLSMDMTCLEDDRLSVASHYSNTSYVNLHDQVQRLGRNATVSQRHKDNSSPPLALMPSTPVRVPSGHDLSIKCSMTDKMQQHEASSAAPPCCANKPTSQVIYHGQPHIQQQHEQQQYQEYIHHLEQHHHHHHHPLDHQHQQPEHSQPTAYHQHDHYHHVESEHLQDSQQHLAQICQTDYQYLHPNYGLQRSESHQEIQLHQRKPDEKQEMLPPYCSNAETQDCYHQMPYCDDLNHPSHRVSKYYDYTPIPQTYSPQPPERSVTPSSLYRSHSLPRKKSSYSPSPQRHHSTHQRRAQFPFSYDQYLTHSRKGSHDPYGSITHSQSEHQYPVPFTEEEYSHGVQRPTEEYPLRPIRKDVRHDIPRYSELDPSSLYAEELPCPEGRRGKETTFGE; from the exons atggcaaaattgt ATGGGCCAGAGAGTGTTCTTGCATCGAAGAGAGTCACAGTGGACGAAGATGGTTCTACCTCTGTCCTCTGTTCGGCAGTTGGTAACCCTGCTCCCAATGTTACCTGGTTCAAACGGGATGAGTTCAA CAATGGCCGCGAAGTCCTGGCGTGGGGTATAAATGAGGCCAGACTGCCCATACAATACGCTTCCAGAGCTGACACTGGATTCTACTTCTGCCTGGCCTACAATGTGGTAGCTACTTCTAACCCTATCAAGACGGCTGTAGTTGTTACAC AGGCTCCGGAACCCCCTGGATACGAAGACGGCCTGAGCGAGATGGAATTCCGATGGTGGGCAAATCTAGGAGGGACGGGGAGTCTGGAATGCACAGTTGGGGCTGCCCCGGCACCTAACTTCCGCTGGAGTATCGATGGAGAGAGAGTTCTCTTTAACAGCAGAAAATATTTCATAAGGAGACCGAAG TTACTGGATGATCTCGATATGTGGTCGTCTGTGTTAGAGGTTCGAAATATCACTGCAACGGACTACAAGACTTACATATGTCAGGCCACGAATTCCAGGGGAACTTACACTGCTAACCATACCCTTGGGCCTCCAGTTCCGCCTTCGGAACCACAGAGCCtgaat GTGAGCAATGTCATGGGAAGCACCGCCATCTTGTCTTGGTTACCAGCTGACAAAGGAACGTCCCCATCGGGGTATTCTCTTAAATATCGACCACAAACtggaaataaatatact TTCATAGACGTCGTTGGGAGAAACATTACATCAGCATCAATACAAGGACTGACGCCTGGTACTAGTTATGAGGTAATGATTCAGTCATTCAACGACCAGGGACGGTCTCCTTTCGCTCTCCCACCAACACATTTCACTGTGCCAG GTGTTGAAGAGGAGGTAGCCAGTAGCAGCAGTCAGCCCAGAGTTCCTCGTCTGACTCTCTTGTTGATGTCCTTGACTGGAGCTGCGCTACTCGTTCTAAACATATCAATAATCATCTGCTTTTTCAAACGCTTCACCAAAATGCGACAGACCTCAA ACACCTACAAGGCTTGCTACACCCCTGCATCAACTCCAGGAATTACCACGGATGAAGAGGACAGAACTGGAAGTTCAGACACTGTGTCCTCTCCTTCCCATTATCAG ATGGTGTGCCAGGCCTCACAGAGGAGAGatgaagaaggggaagaagaagaagaggacacAACTCTGACCGTCCATCATATCAATCCAGGGATGCCAGCGTCTCTTAAACCTCCAGACAATCCTATACTAGCCAGTTCGTCTTTAGAAAAAATACCTCCTGCTAGTAGTCCTTGTAGGAATTACAACAGTGCCTTATTGAATGGAGGCTTGAACATGCAGAGAGGCAGGTCTTCAACACCAAACCCTGAAACAATTTGTAACGAGAACTTGAAAGAAACTATAGTTGAGTGGAACCAGGAAGCCACACAGCATTTAGATGACAACATCAGCCGAAGAATGAAGGTTTCTGGTCACCAGCCTGACATCCCGGATGTGTGTCCCAAGACCTCTGGTTCTAGTAGCAGCGCAATGGCCAGACGTCTAAGCATGGATATGACATGTCTTGAAGATGACAGACTCTCTGTTGCGTCTCATTACAGCAATACTTCTTACGTCAATTTACACGACCAAGTTCAAAGGTTAGGAAGAAATGCTACCGTGAGTCAGCGCCACAAAGACAACTCTAGTCCTCCCCTTGCCCTTATGCCTTCTACCCCAGTTAGAGTACCTTCCGGCCATGACCTTAGCATAAAGTGCTCAATGACTGATAAAATGCAACAACACGAGGCTTCCTCTGCTGCGCCCCCTTGTTGCGCAAATAAGCCTACTTCACAAGTCATCTATCATGGTCAACCTCATATTCAACAACAGCATGAACAACAGCAATATCAAGAGTATATACATCATCTGGAacagcatcatcaccatcatcatcatccacttgaCCACCAACATCAGCAGCCAGAGCATTCTCAACCGACAGCATATCACCAGCACGATCATTATCATCACGTAGAGTCAGAACACCTTCAAGACTCCCAGCAGCATTTAGCCCAAATATGTCAGACCGATTATCAGTACCTCCATCCCAATTATGGTCTGCAGCGATCTGAGAGTCACCAAGAAATACAACTCCATCAGAGAAAACCAGATGAGAAGCAAGAAATGCTCCCACCCTACTGTTCCAATGCCGAGACCCAGGATTGCTATCACCAGATGCCGTATTGCGACGACCTCAATCATCCTTCGCATAGGGTCAGCAAGTATTACGACTACACGCCAATCCCCCAGACTTATTCGCCTCAGCCTCCAGAGCGCTCGGTCACCCCATCCAGCCTGTACAGATCACACAGCCTCCCTCGAAAGAAGAGCTCATATAGCCCATCACCGCAGCGTCATCACTCAACCCATCAGCGGAGGGCTCAATTTCCTTTCTCGTATGACCAGTACCTGACCCATTCTAGAAAGGGCTCTCACGACCCTTACGGCAGCATAACACATTCCCAGAGTGAGCACCAGTATCCAGTACCATTCACAGAGGAGGAGTATAGCCACGGCGTACAGAGGCCAACGGAAGAGTATCCTCTGCGTCCCATAAGGAAGGATGTTCGGCATGACATTCCGCGCTATTCAGAATTGGATCCTTCTTCTTTATATGCTGAGGAGCTTCCTTGCCCCGAAGGACGTAGGGGGAAAGAAACAACATTCGGTGAGTAA